From Podospora bellae-mahoneyi strain CBS 112042 chromosome 3, whole genome shotgun sequence, the proteins below share one genomic window:
- a CDS encoding hypothetical protein (EggNog:ENOG503NZ0N; COG:A) codes for MATDEPSFDSSFNSYDTALAILPYESQWPTLNRIRSLYDAASHKWPPHVNLIYPFCPPSSLPTASHIISSILSTRKTTPDPFTIALTQPGHFPRRNESVCFLTSPYQDQREQLRDLVHDLVSGFKKRGVEGKDDRPFKMHLTMGQAAGEVGGKEWENLMGKLGLMSGFYFRVEELVILRRENGKMRLWGTVGVHDGKVTVLEETRGFDQRFLGETREEKGYRDELMSGRTVYWDEEMRIWGVAQEGDYDRDDSDEGQGRKTLTVASYNVLAEFEYPQKEDRYPLLVNNILDDKADADALVLQEVTDGFLSFLLSDERVSNRYPYCSHGPPDQPGMGPLPNFLNMVVLSKVAFDWESVSFQRKHKGALVVRFRYVGKWQGDEFKPVVLAVVHLSHGLSDGAVASKKGDIKRLIGYLEENYGGCPWVLAGDWNIATSKEAIQEALEKKNVSDVTVEQWKGLDTIFKDAGLVDAWEVTAEDKDGGATWDPPVNGVAATLSGGNIWPQRYDRILVRGEDFLDVKEFNMFGQEKGHVGDAVEESFASDHWGIRAVLSMGGFGDDEKEEMQQEQEPENPLVVPAYLEKAPKALSGAGGIKACLSELNVTPGEEEAAQRREAFELLKTLLLDATTKTPAAARLQSSVVVVPVGSYALGVWTTSSDIDVCCIGPFSSNTFFSVASSCLRKAATQGVRILRRVKANTGTMLELKVQGVRMDLQYCPAASVAQQWPNVLRLPAKDPVWSLAPQTLNKLKAIRDIDYLRRSLPDLVSFRLAHRFIKTWARSRGVYSARFGYLSGIQVAILLVRVQKLLAKFKPSVEDLITSFFTHYSAFDFATNLVFDPSFHTSVPQYTRSYREPLAILGYFPPGLNTASAATLPSVLTLQREFSLAASALSSSPSWSSFLSAPATTFLTQFKTYIKLDISYWGLSPTKGASFLGWFESRCALLLVDIGRKCPSLHARIWPARFVEAADLTEDGGSYRGCYLIGLDKASEGLGKSELLNALGQLRGVLPRFEGQIRGDEKYFNPQNRWMSASLVNQTSLPELVLDVRDWGEGNAGEEETEEEEDGEEELEERGDDGEEDYEVEKKGRKKKGKKKEYVIVTREGKLRSAIDVMNRLRWDPRMESGDFVVGYEDRFLGAQEKELDDWKTEQTDEEFIPQHRILYFRRKSDDKVVWDRKRRIDEVFRGGE; via the coding sequence atgGCGACCGACGAACCCTCATTCGACTCCTCATTCAACTCATACGACACagccctcgccatcctcccctaCGAGTCCCAATGGCCAACCCTTAACCGCATCCGCTCCCTCTACGACGCCGCCTCCCACAAATGGCCACCCCACGTCAACCTCATTTACCCCTTCtgccccccttcctccctccccaccgcttCTCACATCATTTCCTCAATCCTCTCCACCCGGAAAACAACCCCTGACCCATTTACGATTGCACTCACTCAGCCAGGACACTTTCCCCGCCGCAACGAAAGTGTCTGTTTCCTCACTTCCCCCTACCAAGACCAGCGTGAACAGCTCAGAGACCTTGTTCATGATCTTGTCAGTGGATTTAAGAAACGGGGGGTAGAGGGGAAGGATGATCGACCCTTTAAGATGCATTTGACCATGGGCCAGGCTGCGGGCGAGGTAGGGGGGAAGGAGTGGGAGAATTTGATGGGAAAGTTGGGTCTGATGTCGGGGTTTTATTTCAGAGTGGAAGAACTGgtgattttgaggagggaaaaTGGGAAGATGAGACTTTGGGGGACGGTGGGGGTGCATGATGGGAAAGTGACGGTTTTGGAAGAGACGAGGGGGTTTGATCAGAGGTTTTTGGGAGAGACgagggaagagaaggggTATAGAGATGAGCTGATGAGCGGGAGGACGGTGTActgggatgaggagatgcggatttggggggttgCTCAGGAGGGGGACTATGATCGAGATGACAGCGACGAAGGGCAAGGGAGAAAGACGTTGACGGTGGCGAGTTATAACGTTCTCGCTGAGTTTGAGTACCCACAAAAAGAGGACCGGTATCCCCTCCTTGTGAACAACATTCTCGACGACAAGGCCGACGCGGACGCGCTGGTCTTGCAGGAGGTCACGGATGGGTTCCTGTCGTTTCTGCTCAGTGATGAGAGAGTCTCGAATCGGTATCCGTATTGCTCTCACGGACCACCTGATCAGCCGGGTATGGGGCCGCTGCCGAATTTTCTCAATATGGTTGTCTTGAGCAAGGTCGCATTTGACTGGGAATCTGTTTCTTTCCAGAGGAAGCACAAGGGTGCTTTGGTGGTTAGGTTTCGATATGTGGGAAAGTGGCAGGGGGATGAGTTCAAGCCGGTTGTGCTGGCGGTGGTTCATCTCAGTCATGGACTTAGTGATGGGGCGGTGGCATCGAAGAAGGGGGATATCAAGAGGTTGATTGGCTATTTGGAGGAGAATTATGGGGGGTGTCCTTGGGTGCTGGCTGGGGATTGGAATATTGCTACTTCGAAAGAGGCCATTCAGGAggcgctggagaagaagaatgttTCGGACGTTACGGTTGAGCAGTGGAAAGGATTGGACACTATTTTCAAGGACGCCGGCTTGGTGGATGCCTGGGAGGTTACTGCTGAGGAcaaggatggtggtgcaACATGGGATCCGCCTGTCAATGGTGTTGCGGCGACTTTGAGTGGTGGAAATATCTGGCCACAGCGATATGACCGGATTCTTGTTCGCGGCGAGGATTTTCTCGATGTGAAGGAGTTCAACATGTTTGGTCAGGAAAAGGGCCATGTTGGAGATGCTGTCGAGGAGTCCTTCGCCAGTGACCACTGGGGGATCCGGGCTGTGCTCAGCatgggagggtttggagatgACGAGAAAGAGGAAATGCAACAGGAACAGGAGCCAGAAAACCCGCTTGTTGTGCCTGCTTATCTTGAGAAGGCGCCAAAGGCACTCTCGGGGGCTGGCGGTATCAAGGCTTGTCTCTCCGAGCTGAATGTTACCcccggcgaggaggaagctgcCCAGAGAAGAGAGGCTTTTGAGCTGCTCAAAACTCTCCTTCTCgacgccaccaccaagaccccCGCTGCCGCCAGACTCCAATCTTCTGTAGTCGTCGTTCCCGTGGGCTCATACGCTCTCGGAGTATGGACAACCTCATCCGACATCGACGTCTGCTGCATCGGCCCCTTCAGctccaacaccttcttctccgttgCCTCCTCATGCCTCCGAAAAGCCGCCACCCAGGGTGTCCGCATTCTCCGCCGAGTCAAAGCCAACACAGGCACCATGCTCGAGCTCAAAGTCCAAGGCGTCAGAATGGACCTCCAATACTGCCCGGCCGCCTCCGTTGCTCAACAGTGGCCCAACGTCCTCCGGCTCCCAGCCAAAGATCCCGTCTGGTCCCTCGCCCCGCAGAccctcaacaagctcaaagCCATCCGCGACATTGATTACCTCCGCCGTTCCCTCCCTGATCTTGTCTCTTTCCGCCTAGCCCACCGCTTCATCAAAACCTGGGCTAGATCCCGTGGTGTCTACTCCGCCCGCTTTGGGTACCTATCGGGAATCCAagtcgccatcctcctcgttcGCGTGCAGAAGCTTCTTGCCAAATTCAAACCTTCCGTCGAGGATTTGATCACCTCTTTCTTCACCCATTACTCCGCCTTTGACTTTGCCACCAATCTAGTCTTCGACCCAAGCTTTCACACCTCAGTACCGCAATATACACGCTCCTACCGCGAacccctcgccatcctggGGTACTTCCCTCCCGGCCTTAACAcagcctccgccgccaccctcccctccgtccTGACCCTCCAAAGGGAATTCTCCCTTGCCGCTTCCGccctttcttcctccccatcctggTCATCCTTTCTCTCGGCTCCCGCAACGACGTTTTTAACACAGTTCAAAACCTATATCAAGCTCGATATCTCCTACTGGGGCTTGTCGCCCACAAAAGGAGCCTCTTTTCTCGGGTGGTTCGAGTCCCGCTGTGCGCTTTTATTGGTAGACATAGGAAGGAAGTGTCCCTCCCTCCACGCGAGGATCTGGCCAGCGAGGTTTGTCGAGGCGGCTGATCTGACAGAGGATGGCGGGTCGTACAGGGGGTGTTATCTCATTGGACTGGACAAGGCGTCGGAGGGCTTGGGGAAGAGCGAGCTGCTGAACGCGCTGGGGCAGTTGCGGGGTGTGCTGCCGAGGTTTGAGGGGCAGATCAGGGGGGATGAGAAGTATTTTAATCCGCAGAATCGGTGGATGTCTGCCTCTCTGGTTAACCAGACCTCGCTTCCggagttggtgttggatgtgagggactggggggaggggaacgccggggaggaggagacggaagaggaggaggatggtgaggaggaattggaagagaggggggatgacggcgaggaggattatgaggttgagaagaaggggaggaagaagaagggaaagaagaaggagtaTGTTATTGTGACGAGAGAGGGGAAGCTGAGGAGCGCGATTGATGTGATGAACCGGTTGAGGTGGGATCCGAGGATGGAGTCGGGGGATTTTGTGGTGGGGTATGAGGATCGGTTCTTGGGGGCGCAGGAGAAGGAACTCGATGATTGGAAGACTGAGCAGACGGATGAGGAGTTTATCCCGCAGCATCGGATTCTGTATTTCAGGAGGAAGAGTGATGATAAGGTTGTTTGGGataggaagaggaggattgaTGAGGTTTTTAGGGGTGGGGAGTGA
- a CDS encoding hypothetical protein (EggNog:ENOG503P1SV) has product MRFGFRPSFPHQYINKLMFPGDLIDFICIKLIEELKSLLITQNERSPQVNMDIEDGSDGQSPNTGPRSRRISMPIRSSGVDPALIDPEILGSDCEREEPELNEFDDAEEREYAPSDASSEYTARPGSDDENDIDSPPDYDLPAEQPPQSNPKKRSLSTTSPRPLKRRKPPPPFRPAYLDLLNEDIVSASTKFLPPPPSFPPLSDSQHGLAYWTETEKILLFESLSRLGPSNPLAISQRLKTKSELEVSAYISLLKSSAGGSDPIPVSDIPSAVELSPALCLALEDASDAVATKQLTHERTLESNKWGPAHWLITPQNIEEIERDPDPKMLFHPLFRLRTWLKLSERVFMNSRVEDYNYRTFLPEKGQKPGIRATALEDFYSLVVSLTRRLVATSIFMAEERIDQKRKSAYPEISRRVWKGDVKAALLAVNMPSPARKEREKFWGEAARRLRLNVVDDSAQDGKVRMGWDQVEEVLGVRTTGGGGPGTAASAPEGGDDDEGSGYEEAEQYENESEYSFVIDGLAEKLPVLEEVEEAVRFSALEYPDSKQARKTLRDRIRNEKEREGYADKLDMSASRVEEKRLWELLGQKPPEGMAPLEEPVRPAASKGKIKTVAELIGGFDRGLKTEGEVPSNWEMEYVLLKQAEREKEKAGRERLRELNKHGDDDE; this is encoded by the exons ATGAGATTTGGGTTTCGACCGAGTTTTCCTCACCAATACATCAACAAACTCATGTTTCCAGGCGACCTGATCGATTTTATCTGTATTA AATTGATCGAGGAACTAAAGTCACTGCTCATCACTCAAAACGAACGGTCTCCTCAAGTTAACATGGACATCGAGGACGGGTCAGATGGCCAAAGTCCCAATACTGGACCACGCTCCCGCCGGATATCTATGCCAATCAGATCTTCGGGGGTAGACCCAGCACTTATCGATCCGGAGATTTTAGGTTCCGACTGCGAGCGGGAGGAGCCCGAGCTCAATGAGTTTGATGATGCGGAAGAGCGCGAGTATGCCCCGTCAGATGCCTCCTCCGAGTACACTGCCCGGCCTGGTTCGGATGACGAAAATGACATCGATTCACCGCCAGACTACGACCTACCCGCGGAGCAACCACCCCAATCCAATCCAAAAAAACGTTCTctcagcaccacctccccccgccctctCAAACGCcgcaaaccaccaccccccttccgcCCCGCCTATCTCGACCTCCTGAACGAAGACATcgtctccgcctccaccaaattcctcccaccacccccctccttcccccccctaTCCGACTCCCAACACGGCCTCGCATACTGGACCGAAACCGAAAAGATCCTCCTCTTCGaatccctctcccgcctcggcccctccaaccccctcgccatATCCCAACGCCTCAAAACAAAATCCGAACTCGAAGTCTCAGCCtacatctccctcctcaaatcTTCGGCCGGTGGTTCAGACCCAATCCCCGTATCCGACATCCCTTCCGCAGTGGAACTCTCCCCAGCCCTCTGCCTAGCCCTCGAAGACGCCTCCGACGCCGTAGCAACAAAACAACTCACCCACGAACGGACCCTTGAATCTAACAAATGGGGCCCAGCACACTGGCTCATCACGCCCCAAAACATCGAAGAGATCGAACGTGATCCCGACCCCAAAATGCTCTTCCACCCGCTTTTTCGTCTGCGGACTTGGCTCAAGCTCTCGGAGCGGGTGTTTATGAACTCGAGGGTGGAAGACTATAACTACCGCACTTTTCTGCCGGAGAAGGGACAAAAACCGGGGATTCGTGCTACTGCGCTTGAGGATTTTTATTCTTTGGTCGTCTCCCTCACGCGAAGATTGGTGGCGACGTCTATTTTCATGGCAGAGGAGAGGATAGAccaaaagaggaagagtgCTTATCCCGAGATTAGCAGGCGGGTTTGGAAAGGGGATGTGAAGGCTGCGCTGCTGGCGGTGAATATGCCTAGTCCGGccaggaaggaaagggagaagttttggggagaggctgcgaggaggctgaggttgaaTGTTGTGGACGATAGTGCCCAGGACGGgaaggtgaggatggggtgggatcaggtggaggaggtgttgggggttcGGAcgacgggtggtggtggtcccgGTACCGCTGCTTCAGcgccagagggaggagatgatgacgaggggtCGGGATATGAGGAAGCCGAGCAATATGAGAATGAGAGCGAGTACTCGTTTGTGATTGATGGCTTGGCTGAGAAGCTGCctgtgttggaggaggtggaagaggcggTCAGGTTTAGTGCGTTGGAGTACCCTGATAGCaagcaggcgaggaagaccTTGAGGGACAGGATTAGGaatgagaaggagagggagggttaCGCAGACAAGCTTGATATGAGCGCGTcgcgggtggaggagaagaggttgtggGAGTTGCTGGGCCAGAAGCCGCCTGAGGGGATGGCACCGCTGGAGGAACCGGTGAGGCCGGCGGCCAGTAAAGGAAAAATAAAGACTGTGGCGGAGCTGATTGGGGGTTTTGATAGGGGTTTGAAgacagagggggaggtgccGAGCAATTGGGAGATGGAGTATGTCTTGTTGAAGCAAgcagagagggaaaaggagaaggccgggcgggagaggttgagggagctgAACAAGCacggggatgatgatgaatga
- a CDS encoding hypothetical protein (EggNog:ENOG503Q02I), translating to MTPERFNIPRAFNWILPAQVLLAAVAIYSSTYVFNLATITTILTIIATSIHLLLALSLCLIHSIPTRNTHQIFITPILLLLLLLLLLGTGLWAASLCYHAKQVDLLLTYPLLSQTTTQPLTPTWSKIGLATTALNLFLDLALLLLTLSTIIDQNPSPPPPPLPTTISYPQQQSHYTTHHQFTTPTSPIPPVPPIPSTYYSPAIPESRI from the exons ATGACACCCGAAAGATTCAACATCCCCCGAGCCTTCAACTGGATCCTCCCAGCCCAAGTCTTGCTAGCCGCAGTAGCCATCTACTCCTCCACTTACGTCTTCAACCTAGCCACAATCACAACaatcctcaccatcatcgcc ACCagcatccacctcctcctagccctctccctctgcctcaTACATTCCATCCCAACCCGAAACACCCACCAAATattcatcacccccatcctcctcctcctcctcctcctcctcctcctcggcaccggCCTCTGGGCCGCCAGCCTCTGCTATCACGCCAAACAagtcgacctcctcctcacctacccactcctctcccaaaccaccacccaacccctcacccCAACCTGGTCCAAAATCGGCCTCGCAACCACCGCCCTAAACCTCTTTCTCGatctcgccctcctcctactcaccctctccaccatcatcgaccaaaacccatcaccaccaccaccacccttacCAACAACCATCAGttacccccaacaacagtcCCAttacaccacccaccaccaattcaccacaccaacctcccctatccctcccgtcccccctATCCCAAGCACCTACTactcccccgccatccccgaATCACGCATTTAA